Proteins from a single region of Macaca thibetana thibetana isolate TM-01 chromosome 4, ASM2454274v1, whole genome shotgun sequence:
- the TNFAIP3 gene encoding tumor necrosis factor alpha-induced protein 3 produces MAEQVLPQALYLSNMRKAVKIRERTPEDIFKPTNGIIHHFKTMHRYTLEMFRTCQFCPQFREIIHKALIDKNIQASLESQKKLNWCREVRKLVALKTNGDGNCLMHATSQYMWGVQDTDLVLRKALFSTLKETDTRNFKFRWQLESLKSQEFVETGLCYDTRNWNDEWDNLIKMASTDTPMARSGLQYNSLEEIHIFVLCNILRRPIIVISDKMLRSLESGSNFAPLKVGGIYLPLHWPAQECYRYPIVLGYDSHHFVPLVTLKDSGPEIRAVPLVNRDRGRFEDLKVHFLTDPENEMKEKLLKEYLMVIEIPVQGWDHGTTHLINAAKLDEANLPKEINLVDDYFELVQHEYKKWQENSEQGRSEMHAQNPMESSLPQLSLMDVKCETPNCPFFMSVNTQPLCHECSERRQKNQNKLPKLNSKPGPEGLPGMALGASRGEAYEPLAWNPEEPTGGPHSAPPTAPSPFLFSETTAMKCRSPGCPFTLNVQHNGFCERCHNARQLHASHAADHTRHLDPGKCQACLQDVTRTFNGICSTCFKRTTAEASSSLSTSLPPSCHQRSKSDPSQLVRSPSPHSCHRAGNDAPAGCLSQAARTPGDRTGTSKCRKAGCMYFGTPENKGFCTLCFIEYRENKHLVAASGKASPTASRFQNTIPCLGRECGTLGSTMFEGYCQKCFIEAQNQRFHEAKRTEEQLRSSQRRDVPRTTQSTSRPKCARASCKNILACRSEELCMECQHPNPRMGPGAHRGEPAPEDPPKQRCRAPACDHFGNAKCNGYCNECFQFKQMYG; encoded by the exons ATGGCTGAACAAGTCCTTCCTCAGGCTTTGTATTTGAGCAATATGCGGAAAGCTGTGAAGATACGGGAGAGAACtccagaagatatttttaaacctACTAATGGGatcattcatcattttaaaacCATGCACCGATACACACTGGAAATGTTCAGAACTTGCCAGTTTTGTCCTCAGTTTCGGGAGATCATCCACAAAGCCCTCATCGACAAAAACATCCAGGCTTCCCTGGAAAGCCAGAAGAAACTCAACTGGTGTCGAGAAGTCAGGAAGCTTGTGGCGCTGAAAACGAACG GTGATGGCAATTGCCTCATGCATGCCACTTCTCAGTACATGTGGGGCGTTCAGGACACAGACCTGGTACTGAGGAAGGCGCTGTTCAGCACGCTCAAGGAAACAGACACACGCAACTTTAAATTCCGCTGGCAACTGGAGTCTCTCAAATCTCAGGAATTTGTTGAAACGGGGCTTTGCTATGATACTCGG AACTGGAATGATGAATGGGACAACCTTATCAAAATGGCTTCCACAGACACACCCATGGCCCGAAGTGGACTTCAGTACAACTCACTGGAAGAAATACACATATTTGTCCTTTGCAACATCCTCAGAAGGCCAATCATTGTCATTTCAG ACAAAATGCTAAGAAGTTTGGAATCAGGTTCCAATTTCGCCCCTTTGAAAGTGGGTGGAATTTACTTGCCTCTCCATTGGCCTGCCCAGGAATGCTACAGATACCCCATTGTTCTCGGCTATGACAGCCATCATTTTGTACCCTTGGTGACCCTGAAGGACAGTGGGCCTG aaatCCGAGCTGTTCCACTTGTTAACAGAGACCGAGGAAGATTTGAAGACTTGAAAGTTCACTTTTTGACAGATCCTGAAAATGAGATGAAGGAGAAGCTCTTAAAAGAGTACTTAATGGTGATAGAAATCCCTGTCCAAGGCTGGGACCATGGCACAACTCATCTCATCAATGCCGCAAA GTTGGATGAAGCTAACTTACCAAAAGAAATCAATCTGGTAGATGATTACTTTGAGCTTGTTCAGCATGAGTACAAGAAATGGCAGGAAAACAGCGAGCAGGGGAGGAGCGAGATGCATGCCCAGAATCCCATGGAATCTTCCCTGCCCCAGCTTTCTCTCATGGATGTAAAATGTGAAACGCCCAACTGCCCCTTCTTCATGTCTGTGAACACCCAGCCTTTATGCCATGAGTGCTCAGAGAGGCGGCAAAAGAATCAAAACAAACTCCCAAAGCTGAACTCCAAGCCGGGCCCCGAGGGGCTCCCTGGCATGGCGCTCGGGGCCTCTCGGGGAGAAGCCTATGAGCCCTTGGCGTGGAACCCCGAGGAGCCCACTGGGGGGCCTCATTCTGCTCCACCGACAGCACCCAGCCCTTTTCTGTTCAGTGAGACCACTGCCATGAAGTGCAGGAGCCCCGGCTGCCCCTTCACACTGAATGTGCAGCACAACGGATTTTGTGAACGTTGCCACAACGCCCGGCAACTTCACGCCAGCCACGCCGCAGACCACACAAGGCACTTGGATCCCGGGAAGTGCCAAGCCTGCCTCCAGGATGTCACCAGGACATTTAATGGGATCTGCAGTACTTGCTTCAAAAGGACTACAGCAGaggcctcctccagcctcagcaccagcctccctccctcctgtcacCAGCGTTCCAAGTCAGATCCCTCACAGCTCGTCCGGAGTCCCTCCCCGCATTCTTGCCACAGAGCTGGAAATGACGCCCCCGCTGGCTGCCTGTCTCAAGCTGCACGGACTCCGGGGGACAGGACGGGGACCAGCAAGTGCAGAAAAGCTGGCTGCATGTATTTTGGGACTCCAGAAAACAAGGGCTTTTGCACACTGTGTTTCATCGAGTACAGAGAAAACAAAC ATTTGGTCGCTGCCTCAGGGAAAGCCAGTCCCACAGCCTCCAGGTTCCAGAACACCATTCCCTGCCTGGGGAGGGAGTGCGGCACCCTTGGAAGCACCATGTTTGAAGGATACTGCCAGAAGTGTTTCATTGAAGCTCAGAATCAGAGATTTCATGAGGCCAAAAGGACAGAAGAGCAACTG AGATCGAGCCAGCGCAGAGATGTGCCTCGAACCACACAGAGCACCTCAAGGCCCAAGTGCGCCCGGGCCTCCTGCAAGAACATCCTGGCCTGCCGCAGCGAGGAGCTCTGCATGGAGTGCCAGCATCCCAACCCGAGGATGGGCCCCGGGGCCCACCGGGGTGAGCCTGCCCCCGAAGACCCCCCCAAGCAGCGCTGCCGGGCCCCCGCCTGTGATCACTTTGGCAATGCCAAGTGCAACGGCTACTGCAACGAGTGCTTTCAGTTCAAGCAGATGTATGGCTAA